In Hydractinia symbiolongicarpus strain clone_291-10 chromosome 13, HSymV2.1, whole genome shotgun sequence, a single genomic region encodes these proteins:
- the LOC130623133 gene encoding uncharacterized protein LOC130623133 yields the protein MQNLHKLKMNQNLVHLMPTRPACASAFSTPRIKSEIEDTFNYSPNRQPFMSQNLSYKESTLLQNLKNNPDLVFKPADKGGSLIIMNKTDYIFKVKSQLQNTKYYKKLPFDPTLQIANDISTFFRFLYSRHRITREVANFLEPTTPPRAPLFYGLPKIHKPNVLLRPIVSANDSPTENISAFLDHICQPVMKSLPSYIKDTKHFFRNILELPPLPPNAILVTAYVVSLYTNIPHDEGIKLSKNKEILPPETPPLNTIKIMMDFVLKQNCFKFMDDYYQQIHGTAMGSKCAPLIRAFTWATMKILPLTTAIMLWKRFSMTDKINFLDTYIQVGKDGKLYSSLYTKPTDTFSLLHYNSFHPTFTKSSVIYSQSLRYRMLINKDDMLNKALKNLEWVLKNRGYPQKLIQENMKKIKNLSQKDLLYNDKPKTDNTQMYLVFLTHYSKDNTTIKKIINKHWHLIENDQELNKI from the exons atgcagaatttgcataaattaaaaatgaaccAGAATCTGGTTCATTTGATGCCCACGCGACCAGCCTGTGCCAGCGCCTTTTCGACGCCacg AATAAAAAGTGAAATTGAAGATACTTTTAATTATTCCCCCAATCGACAACCATTTATGTCCCAAAATTTGTCATATAAAGAGAGTACACTgctacaaaatttgaaaaacaatcCTGACCTCGTATTTAAACCAGCAGACAAAGGTGGCAGTCTTATTATCATGAATAAAACTGATTATATTTTCAAAGTCAAAAGCCAACTTCAGAACACAAAATACTACAAAAAGTTACCTTTTGACCCTACTCTTCAGATTGCGAATGATATATCAACATTTTTTCGCTTTTTATATTCCAGACATAGAATAACAAGAGAAGTTGCTAATTTTCTAGAACCAACCACTCCTCCACGCGCACCACTTTTTTATGGATTGCCTAAAATACACAAACCTAATGTACTCCTTAGACCCATAGTATCAGCTAACGACTCTCCAACAGAAAACATATCAGCATTTTTAGATCATATATGCCAACCTGTAATGAAGTCATTACCTTCTTACATAAAAGATACTAAacattttttcagaaatattttagaACTTCCTCCCCTTCCTCCAAATGCTATTTTAGTTACTGCTTATGTAGTATCACTCTACACTAACATACCTCATGATGAAGGCATCAAActatcaaaaaataaagaaatcctTCCCCCAGAAACTCCTCCTTTAAACACTATTAAAATAATGATGGACTTTGTCCtaaaacaaaactgttttaaATTTATGGATGATTATTACCAACAAATTCATGGCACAGCCATGGGCTCTAAATGTGCACCCCTTATTCGTGCATTTACATGGGCCACCATGAAAATACTTCCCCTTACCACAGCTATTATGCTTTGGAAACGTTTTTCGATGAC ggataaaattaattttttggacACCTACATACAGGTAGGAAAAGATGGAAAGCTTTATTCTAGTTTATACACCAAACCCACTGATACATTTAGCCTCCTCCACTACAACTcctttcatccaacatttacgAAATCCTCCGTTATATACTCCCAATCCTTAAGATACAGAATGCTTATTAATAAAGATGATATGCTAAACAAAGCATTAAAAAACTTGGAATGGGTCCTCAAAAACCGAGGATACCCCCAAAAACTAATAcaagaaaacatgaaaaaaataaaaaacttatcaCAAAAGGATTTACTCTATAACGATAAACCTAAAACAGATAATACTCAAATGTATCTAGTTTTCCTCACACACTATTCCAAGGACAATACtacaatcaaaaaaattattaataaacaTTGGCACCTTATAGAGAATGACCAAgagctcaataaaatttag
- the LOC130623132 gene encoding ATP-dependent DNA helicase Q1-like, whose amino-acid sequence MGWKDVVRVFKRLNNQNKFNVSSIECGFLQLEDQANSQKYEPLFEEDLNDASNSIFKISKSIVAGKCEAHCVELWGEEFCTEFQNLSVLQAFFPHSIILALTATASPPKLRNLKKALKIENCKVVTANPNRKSIFLKKEIRMSNCKGLAGYEDILLPIATELKHK is encoded by the exons ATGGGCTGGAAAGATGTGGTGCGTGTTTTCAAGCGGCTGAATAACCAAAACAAGTTCAATGTTTCGA GCATTGAATGTGGTTTCTTACAACTCGAAGACCAAGCTAATAGTCAGAAGTACGAACCCTTGTTTGAAGAGGATTTGAATGATGCATCAAattctattttcaaaatttcaaaaagcatTGTTGCAGgcaaat GCGAGGCGCATTGTGTGGAATTATG GGGTGAAGAATTTTGTACAGAATTTCAAAACTTATCAGTTTTACAAGCATTCTTCCCTCACAGTATCATTTTAGCTTTGACTGCAACTGCTTCACCCCCAAAATtacgtaatttaaaaaaagctttgaaaatagaaaattgcAAAGTGGTTACTGCAAACCCAAATcgtaaaagcatttttttaaaaaaagaaataagaatgaGTAATTGCAAAGGTTTAGCAGGATATGAGGATATATTACTACCTATCGCAACAGAGTTGAAGCACAAATAA
- the LOC130623955 gene encoding uncharacterized protein LOC130623955: MTVIEMDLGNFLIPLVLVFCIILAFLWMLGRCRLKIIRRRKNPGRDIVLKLNSGLKLQTCNVVAYCCWSSNDSSADIIKYYDKIHVVNYEPAIHSSDECVICKDTFDSEKQICTFNCNHHFHVICIVKWMTQQKKCPLCWADINHPMTV, encoded by the coding sequence atgactgtaATTGAAATGGACCTTGGTAATTTTCTTATTCCTTTAGTTCTGGTGTTCTGTATAATATTAGCTTTCTTATGGATGCTAGGAAGATGTAGATTGAAAATAATACGGCGACGAAAAAATCCTGGACGAGATATTGTGTTAAAGTTAAACTCTGGTTTAAAATTACAGACATGTAACGTTGTTGCGTATTGTTGTTGGAGTTCGAATGACAGTTCGGCGGATATAATAAAATACTATGACAAAATACATGTCGTGAACTACGAGCCTGCTATCCATTCTTCGGACGAATGTGTGATATGTAAGGACACGTTTGATAGCGAGAAACAGATATGTACATTTAACTGCAACCATCACTTCCACGTGATATGCATCGTGAAATGGATGACACAGCAAAAAAAATGTCCACTTTGCTGGGCAGATATAAACCATCCAATGACTGTGTAA